The following DNA comes from Centroberyx gerrardi isolate f3 chromosome 4, fCenGer3.hap1.cur.20231027, whole genome shotgun sequence.
TTATAAGTATTTCACCTTTAACTGCCAACTTCCCACTTCATGGCTGACTGAAAAAGAGGCCGCCATTTGTTCCCTGTTCTCACAAGAACTACATTTTTTCAAATAACCCTCCCAAATTGTTTGGTTACAGGGCAAATAGGTCTAGCAACTAATTCCTGATGATTCCTGCTGGGTTTAGACCATAACAGAGTACTGGGATGACTTTTTGTGATACCTCACTGATTCCTGAAGGagtaatttgtgtttttaacatCCATTGCTGATTGAAGTTGAAGGTTTCAAGGTTTATTTTCATCTATGTTGCTGATACAATGTAGTTTGAAGGATAGTAGGTTGCAAAACTAGCATCAAGTAATGAGACTTGTTTCcccatttcattcattcattccctctATCCCAATCATTTTTCAGGACTgtggggggctggagcctatcccagcatgcattgtgtGGAAGACAGGGAGACTACCACGGGGAGAACATACagactccacacagaaagaacCAGGCATCAAACCCAGGTTGAACCAGTGATCATCCTGTTTCCCCAGTTGATGAAGGGCCAAATTGCTTTAAGAGGTGAAATTGTAGTTTATTGATTGAAACCCAAGATTTCCCCCATGAAATGACCATCTGGAAGACATGAACACACGGTGAGACCATAGGGTGAGGCAGGAGCAGCTGTGCAGTCCCATACTGATTCCTCTGCACACCTGACCCTCATTTTGGTCGGATGAGTCTATTGCAATAGTTTTCAGTAAACCTGCAGCAGTCCACCCACCTGTCCAAAGCACCTGGGTGCCGGGGGACTCTTCTCCTCAGTGTCATGGTGCATGACTGCAGCTCCTTCAGTGCCTGAATTGAATTCAGAGACAACAGCTCATGTCAATGATTTGTGTAACAATATAATCTAATCTACCACAATTCCCTATTCTGTTTACCCACTCAGGAAGCTAACTTCCTTAATAATCGGCTAAAATGAACCTAGCACTGACTTCAGAGACAATTTAACACCAAACGTTACCAATATGTTACAACTCTGTACGTCGGCGTTTGAAACTCGAGATAACACTACTTAACATAACATTAGGCTTGACACCAACAGCCTCCATATTAATGCTGCTCTAACTCTCTCACTCATGTAAAAAGCTAAAGGGctaaatcaaactttatttccACAAACTCACCAGCTGAAATACACTGAAAGTGAGCTAGCCAGAGCGGTTAGCAAAGAACACAACAACTTTTAACTTCCCGCTTCGAGACAACCGAGGCGGGGCGAGGAGGCGGAGTTTATGCTGCCTTCACTTGCCCTCGGAAAATCAGAACACAGCGTCGGGTTCAGGTGCTGAGTGAAACAGCCAGGCAGACAGCACGAGGAGACTCTCCGTTAACACCAGTGTTAAAATTCACGTTTTCCGTCTCTGCCATAACTGCAATAACTCTTCTTGTATTCCAACAATAAATATGACACCTTTGTCGTGTCCTCTGCCACAtgctttgttgttatttttgagaaacaaatggtTGGTCATTAAAATCCAATTCTTTTTAAACCATTAAAATGCTAACTGTCTAATGGCTAACGGAATCTGGTCGCATGTTGTGTCCTCTTCCTATTACTAGTATGTATGTAAGTATGCCCATATTTTCCACACACTGTTGTGGAGTTGTGTGTATTAGGTGCAGAAAGATGTACAGCAACTGTTTGACAAAAGTAGTCTTTTTTTACGTCCCAACTAAGCACCATAATccctgttagcattttgtgactgaatcaaaaaaaaaaaatgcatagtgcagttgtctgacaacagaaacagaacgaTGTCTCTGAAAAAAACTTGTATTATGTTATACGTTTCACTGAAACTCAAAATAAGTGATGACATACTGAGTCAGAGGTGAAAGAAAGTATCAACGGTGGGAActccccttctcccttctcccttctccattTCTATCTGGGCTATGTTGCAAAACGTGCGCTTCTTTCCAAGGGCCTTTATCCATGGCAGATGGACTATCACAACATTATCTGCATATGAACATTTGATTTGGTGCTGGGTAGAAGCTCTAGTGCTTTAATGACCAGCACTTGGATATTTTGAGTAGTCTGTTATCTAGGCCTATATGCCACTTGGCAATAATTTGAAAGCAGCGCATGTCTGAGTTGTTCTAGAAGACTAAGATGAATAGAACAATTTCAATGCCAGTGAAGTTGCTCAACATATTCAGTTATTTACATTTAGGCCCATGGACATAAGGGATTATCTGCAAAATGCTCGCGCCCCCCACCGACAGATGGCAAGACCCCTGCTGTGTTGAAAACCACGTAGATTGGGGTCAGTGCTGGATATTTGTCGTTTCTATAAATGTTATTCATATATATGTAGGCATAcgctgtatgcgtgtgtgtgtaccaagGGCCAGTAGTGCCTGATAtgtgtttgactgactgatgtCTCGTAAAAATAGCTAGCCTGTATGGGCCTGCCGAATCATAActcatgcttttgttttttgttttttcttcttcctgaaGGATAATGATACCACATTTGCACGAAACCACAATGCGCGTCCACGTGCATAGACGCGCAGTCCCCCTTTCGATCGCCGCGTCCACGGCAGGTTCGCATCTCGTCAAAACAACGCGGGGGCGAGCGGGCGGCGGTGCATGCTTCATGAATGACTCCCTCGCCGCAGGTCGCCGGAGCAGGATCCCTTCTCTGCACCCCGATGTGATGTAGCCTGTCTGGGCGGACTGGCCGGCCGAACAGAGGGAAACTGTAGAGGAGCGTGCTGCTGATGCGCCCAGAGGATCGATACTCATCAATACATGATCATTTCATTCCATCAGGAGCAGCGCGACAGCACAAGGAACAGTGAGTACAATACAGTGGGCGGGCAGAGGCGTGTGACATATGGCAACTTTGTGGCCATTATGTTACACATCTGAAGCGGTGTGTAGACTTTATTGTGCATCTATGACCGCCTGTGTATGTTCATAAGGATAATAGGCGCATTGTTTGCTCAGGtacttttcctttttcctgtgAAGTGCACACAGGTAGAAAAAACCTCCACGTACGCACGACTGGCTGTACGTCCCCCCCTGTAGGATCAACGTGGActgttcttctcttctgtctagTCGATTTATATCTTATGGAAAACAAacatgatggggggggggggggggggcagtacaGTGGGATATCGATAGGCTCCGAAAGCAGTAGAAACAGACGAGTAGGAATAGAAAGTGGCGTTGTGTGACATGTGAATGGGTATCGATCTGAGTGTAGCTCGTCCTGTTAAGAcgactcagaaaaaaaaaaaaaaacgaacaaaaGCTGAATGCCCAGACTGGCGTGGCATGGCATGTCGGGTAGACAgtgtgtactctctctctctctctctctctctctctctctctctctctctctctctctctctctctctctcgtgacTCAGATgtgatctctctccctctctctctctctcttattatAGATCCTTATGTTATACAGTAGCCCCTCTGAAAACAGATGAGTCACCCACGTTACCACTCGGGGGGCTCTTGCATGTGAGGCGGGCTCCTTCGGTCGgttgtgttgtgtctttgtctgaGAGTGACAGCCCAGACTGTTGTTCTCCCCTCTGACCAGGCGATGGTGCTTTTGTATGCTGCTACACGGGGAGACACccaaatataaaatgtcataCTCCAGGAGAATCGTGGCTACGTGGCCTTCACAGGaataattcacacacactcacacacacacacacacgtctccgTTTTTCCTCTGatgtaatctgtgttttttggtgAGGTTGGAGCGTTGGAGGTTGAGCGTTGATTGCAAAACACTTCAGAGAAATCACACTCCCCTACAGTGTTGAAATAAGAACTGGTATAACAGACAGTCAGCGACAGAATAAGGAAACAATAACATTCAGCAGTGTGGTTTCAAAGGATCTCCTCTAAGAAGGTCCTGGATGTGTCTTTTGATTTTAACCTACGGGCCTGTGAAAGTAAGTTGTACTctatatgttgttgttttcatctctttcaATGCTTTACTGGTCTTTGTTTCTTCCATTGTCACAAAGTAAGATATGAGCAGAGGTGACTGATAGCAGGATGAGCTGTGATGGTGAGATCATCACATCAGTTTGGCTGCTGCCTCACATAATTACTTGATCAATCTCTATTTGACTACAGCATGATtacttttgtgtgtctttgcttgtggtttttttttaccttcaatGAAACCATAATAATTTTTGCATCATTTCCTCTCTCATTGACAGATGCTTGACGGACTCAGGCGGAGGCACGCCTCCCGCCCCTCCCCCCGGCCCCTGTCACTCAACTTCACCACCTTCTCGGCCCCTCCCCCCAGCCCGGACATGGACAGCAGTGATCATCCAATCAGGAGGTAAGGATCGGCTCCTAGGAttaacatttcaaaatacaagcatcctgggggaaaaaaagtatgaaatattCATTAGTATTCATAACAATCCAaccatctctgtctctcgtcCCAGGAGATTTCATTAACTGGCTGAGTGTTGCTGTAACACATGGTGACCTAATGATAATGATCTGCTGCTGGAATATTTGATTGAATCGTTTCGtagtgtgcatacatgtgtgtgtgtttctgcgtgtATGTGTCTGTTGATGTATAATATAAAAGTCCATCCAGAGGTGCGTccatgtctctgtgtttgtgtgtgtgtgggtgttgaaGGAGTCTATTGTTTATTGCCCTGCTGTCAGCAGACACTTTCTGGACTGCGTGGGTTTGAACACATCATTTCTTGTTATTGCTCACAGATCTACTTTTCACCGACCCCTCCTTCCTGGAACCATAagcattcatgtgttttttacCGGTATTTCATATATAGGgatattttcatctttttgcATATATCGGTATAAGAAAATGAGATCTCTCATCTTCACACATCGCAAACGTGCTGAACATAGATAAGATGGCAAATGGCAAAAGCGCTGAACCTCAAACAACTCCTTGAATGAGTCAAATGGTGTATCTAAAATGGGAGGATAAACATACTTTTGTTATACTACCACTCGACACCAGCTGTGTTGAAAATGGAAGAGCAGGAAAACGCTCTTTATTGTCCCGTATTGTGTCACTGTTTCCTGTCcctgtttttgttgttaatgAGCCGGACTACTTCCTCCTCCGCCTCGACTGTACACAGTGACAAGCACAACAAAGTCCCAACTGCATCAGTCTGCTTACCCTGCAGTTCCCCTCGCATCTGTGCCGCGCATAATGATTTGTTCGCGTCAAAGCCCGTATTGTattgaaagggagggagaggggtgagggaggaagagtaTGCCACATCAGTGGATGTGCtattgttttccttctcttctgAGACCTCAGGCATCAAGCAGTGTGGTGACACTGCagcccacctctcctctcctctcctctctttctcctctcctcctctcctctccgctcggCTTGGCTCCGCCCATCCTGCTCTTAACACCCTGTCTCCCTTGCTCCATGCTTCAGTCTGTCCtacttctctctgctctcctcctctgttacTGGGCCCTCTCTGTATTGTCATTGTGCTCTCActgtgcgctctctctctctctttctctctctctttgacacacacacacacacacacacacacacacgcacactgcttatgttctcttctcccctccagcTATCTTCTTGTGTTTCTTCCCTGTATACGTCGGTTCCTGGCCTGaccttcttttcctcctgtcCAGTACTTAGTCTatactctgtttctctccacccctctctctctctctctctctctctctctctctctctctctctctctctctccctctctccctctctctctcgctgtctctcgaTCTTTCTGTCATGAGAACTCTGCACAGGTTGAAGTTGATGAGCTCCCCCAGCCTCAGTGAGCTGGGGAAAAGTGAGAAAGGTTCAccagaggacagaggggagaagCAGAAGAGAGCAGGAGCCAACGCCACATGGAACAGGtacacttaaaataaaaaacaaacaaagacatttttagTATTTGCAATGTTAAATGTATACAGGAAAATCATGTTGGCCcgtgtgtctgtggtgttgCAGCATCCACAACGCTGTTATCGCAGTCTTCCAGAAGAAAGGTTTGGCAGACAACGAGCTGTACGTCCTCAATGAAGGTGTCCGGTAAGTAAGTTTACACAGCCTCACAAACAGGAacaacacacgcacgcacacacacacacacacacatacacacacacatgcacacacacacacacacacacacagacaataaagAAACATTGATATTCCTTATTCTAGACCGTTGATGTCATTCTGTGCTAAAATTAGTATAATTATGTCCTGTGTGAGCAGACGTGACTGAATGTTTTCTTGTGAATGagcttgtttgtttgtacatGTGGGACCGGGGAGTCATGTGGTCATGCCAGATATCTCATTATCTTTCCAGACCAGACCCATCCCTCCTCTCACATCAGCCTCGATTATAGCTCAGTAAACACATTACCAAAGCCATGTGGAGGTCAGAGACCTGTGTCGATTATCTGTTACagttttgtgtgtcttttacTACACAAGACATTTTGTATGTACAGGGATTCGGTGCTGCTGAGTCGTGATTTATACCCTGTTGTTGTGTATTCATTTAACTGCATAGTAATATctaattaaatgttaaatgaagCAATTCATAGCAGGTTGTAAACAGCTTTTCTTCAGCTGTGCTAAGGTTTAGGatcaaaagaaaataacacttttagTAATTGACAATGGTTGAGTGCTGCCTACCTGATGATTGGTCACATTGTGTCAGAGTCAGAAAGTGAAGTAATTGTCATGATTTTGTTCTCTCAGGCATCTGTTGAAGACGGAGCTGGGGTCCTTCTTCACAGAATACCTTCAGGTAACAAACCTTTGATGTTGAGTGAAATAGAATAAGGATTGCTATCCGCTCATAATTGTAGTTGTTATAACATACAGGCAGTAGAACACATCATCCAGATACATGAAACCCACTGATATACGAGTCAGAAGTATGTATTGTAGTGCAGCATGTAGAGCATACCCAGCTCTAGTTATAGTGATAATACCTCAGATGTTGCTATTTACTGACATCTATTCTTTCCACTGTGTCTCACAGAACCAATTGCTGACAAAGGGCATGGTCATTCTCCGGGACAAAATAAGGTTCTACGAAGGTACGACTGGTATGATACAGAGTCACAATATATAGCAGTCAAGTGACATCAAGCGTAAATCaactgtctttgtgtgttttcatgcctTGCTCCTCTGTGATCGGTGTAGGCCAGAAGTTACTAGACTCTCTGGCAGAGACGTGggacttcttcttctgtgatgTTCTCTCAATGCTGCAGGCCATCTTCCACCCCGTCCAGGTAGCACAATCTGCTGCTTTTTGTCTTGGCTTACTCTACCCAAGGCATCAACAACCTGAATTATCCAAACGTGATAGCCATTCCTGCTCACTTCCagtgtgtcctgtgtgtctgtggttccTCTGTGCAGGGTAAGGAGCCCTCTGTCAGACAGCTCGCCCTGCTTCACTTCAGGAACACCATCGTCCTGAGTGTGAAGTTAGAGGACGCCCTGTCTCGACCGCGGGCCCGTGTGCCCCCCTCTGTCACACAGATGCTGCTCATTCTACAGGTAGGCCGCATGCACAGAGGCAAGCTGGCTCGCTcgctcacatgcacactcactcactcacatgtacatttactcacgtttGGAGCGGTTTAATCGAGCTCTGGTTTTAGTTTGGTTCGTTTGACATTCACAGGGGAAAATAAAGCCATTTGAACTGAGGTGGCACTAAATAACCGCACCAAGACCTTTCCTTTTCCAAGCAAACTGCGGTGCAGTTTGTAAGGAGTGACAACGTCATCATACccactacaggaaacaaccccaaaatgcaaCGTTGGGTATAAGgtgacggatgttgacatctgatagccagcagttcctcatgcttggaaagcctagcataacaaaatgaactgagggcaaactgcagGCTGGACTGATGCTGCTGAACCCCAAtttttgagctgtaaacatGGTTATATGGCTTCTATATAGTGAATAGCATGAATCCTGTTcttaatttcaacatttttcaaattagtCCCTCAAATTAGTCCTGCATCCGCTTCCAGGGGCAGAAAATCATTGTTGCGCTGCTCTCTGttcaataaacaagctacttgagAGACCATGTGacttgtttacaagccctggttcacttgttaTTGGGCAGTTCGatcctaaacaaaccaaatacataaatgcaaaaaaggaaGCTTTTCAactatggttcggaccaaagaaaacaaactgtaggtgtgatcgcaccctgaAATGCATACTTACatgcctgtctgctgtctgtcttcagGGGGTCCACGAGCCACGTGGTGCGAATGAGGACTACCTGAGACTGGAGTCTCTGGTTCAAAGGGTGGTTTCCCCCTACCTGGGCACCCATGGGCTCTACTCTGGAGATGGTACAGAGGCTCATTGCTGCGTTCTGGGTAAGTGTACATAAACCCGACAGCAGAGACGAAGAGTAACAAGAGTAAAGAGTAACGAACCCTAATCAACACCCCACTGCTGCTCTACTACCAGCTCAtaccttcctcttctcttcttcccactTTTCTCTCATCTTGCAGAGAAGCGTTTGTGGTGCTGGCCCAAACCTGCGGATCAGCCATCTAAAAACCCAGTGGTCCGATCTAAAAGCTACAACATCCCTCTCCTGCTGACCCCAGTGGCTGAATATGACCCAGACGCCGGCTCGGTCAGCAGCGGAGGCATCCGGCGCCACTCCGCCTGCGAGATCATATCCTGCGTGGAGGAACAAGGACTCGCCTACGCTGACCTCGCTTCAGGATCTGACCtgcccgcctcctcctccaacaGGCTGTGTGTCGGCTCTCAGTTCAATGGTACAGTAATGTTTCAGAGAAAGAAATTCAGATGTACATATgtgtcagaggtgtgaccaagtcaactttgctcgagtcccaagtcagtctcaagtcttgagtcacaagtctcaagtctcaagtcaagtctcaagtctaaatgtagaacatcaagtcagtcaga
Coding sequences within:
- the prr5a gene encoding LOW QUALITY PROTEIN: proline-rich protein 5a (The sequence of the model RefSeq protein was modified relative to this genomic sequence to represent the inferred CDS: inserted 1 base in 1 codon), translated to MCLLILTYGPVKMLDGLRRRHASRPSPRPLSLNFTTFSAPPPSPDMDSSDHPIRRTLHRLKLMSSPSLSELGKSEKGSPEDRGEKQKRAGANATWNSIHNAVIAVFQKKGLADNELYVLNEGVRHLLKTELGSFFTEYLQNQLLTKGMVILRDKIRFYEGQKLLDSLAETWDFFFCDVLSMLQAIFHPVQGKEPSVRQLALLHFRNTIVLSVKLEDALSRPRARVPPSVTQMLLILQGVHEPRGANEDYLRLESLVQRVVSPYLGTHGLYSGDGTEAHCCVLEKRLWCWPKPADQPSKNPVVRSKSYNIPLLLTPVAEYDPDAGSVSSGGIRRHSACEIISCVEEQGLAYADLASGSDLPASSSNRLCVGSQFNGIVQGGASAMELPLSSPSILPIHSSGPLHGTEATTTLTDLSKGASSTPPSGSSSPETIIGQVLESADSDSEGIFIDFPXPLLRGYGIQSGQQAEHCVAAVAFRSCCGARPGPMLPLPVCTLIFGDKDLTAMFDKKYIFLTSQVQIPW